In Cytophagales bacterium, a single genomic region encodes these proteins:
- a CDS encoding PKD domain-containing protein, whose translation MCEIIVPVPAFSVSVIDSCLRLAQFTDQSSGNPVSWQWDFGDGSLVDTTQNPTHIFPADSSYTITLTVSNPSGSGTLIQTNAVSFTFGNSPELAACYPQTLNVCCGYGIYNVSFNTINKTTGDGSEGYGNFICSDNTQIYTNETYQLSVQTNPDTVVMQKLKVWIDFNNDGTYNDTTELVFDEDSIRSVISGDITIPGDSTVVLDALLRMRVSSDA comes from the coding sequence ATGTGTGAGATAATTGTGCCGGTTCCTGCTTTTTCTGTTTCAGTGATTGATAGCTGTCTTCGATTGGCACAGTTTACCGATCAGTCATCAGGCAACCCTGTTTCGTGGCAATGGGATTTTGGAGATGGAAGTCTTGTGGATACAACTCAAAACCCGACACATATCTTCCCTGCAGATAGCAGCTATACGATCACCCTGACCGTCAGCAATCCCTCGGGCAGCGGCACGCTAATACAAACAAATGCAGTGAGCTTTACTTTTGGCAATTCACCTGAATTGGCTGCCTGCTATCCCCAAACTTTGAACGTATGCTGTGGATACGGTATTTATAATGTTTCATTCAATACGATCAACAAAACTACAGGTGATGGTAGTGAAGGGTACGGTAATTTTATCTGCAGTGATAATACACAGATCTATACCAATGAGACCTATCAATTGTCAGTTCAAACCAATCCTGATACGGTTGTTATGCAGAAATTAAAGGTATGGATTGATTTTAATAATGATGGTACGTACAACGACACAACTGAATTGGTATTTGACGAAGATAGTATTAGATCAGTTATATCAGGTGATATTACCATACCTGGAGACAGTACGGTAGTATTGGATGCCCTGTTACGGATGCGTGTATCATCAGATGCGC
- a CDS encoding PKD domain-containing protein, which translates to MPGAYTVTLIASNVYGYDTVIKTNYITYDSLGPQAAACIPATAAYCCGYGIYNITFNALNKTSVDGVDGYQDYSCNNGTSITEGIKYLFSVETNPGFPENVRAWIDFNNDTVFDNVTELIFVSDNVLQFHSDTIKIPGGAVLDTSLRLRVASDDAGLAVPTPCGTVTKGQYEDYAVTIQQNPNPPVADFIADKTTICFSTVNFTDLTVNLVNAWYWDFGDSVGTDTVQNPSYTYSTAGIFSVTLIVTNAYGSDTIIKTNYINVSPGPKAPSCTPATTGNCCLVGIYNVTFNTINNTTGDGSEGYQDYSCTFGTTVTEGQNYSISVQTNPDMPEHVRVWIDFNNDSVFNPITELVFADTVLQFHTGSIFIPGTAIKDSSLR; encoded by the coding sequence ATTCCGGGCGCTTATACGGTTACGCTAATTGCATCTAATGTGTATGGCTACGATACAGTTATTAAGACCAACTACATTACTTATGATAGCTTAGGCCCTCAAGCTGCAGCTTGCATACCTGCTACTGCTGCCTATTGCTGTGGTTATGGTATTTATAATATTACCTTCAACGCTTTAAATAAAACATCTGTTGACGGGGTAGACGGGTACCAGGATTATAGCTGTAACAATGGGACAAGTATTACCGAGGGAATTAAATATTTATTTTCAGTTGAAACAAATCCTGGTTTTCCTGAAAATGTTCGTGCCTGGATTGACTTTAACAATGATACTGTGTTTGATAATGTTACTGAGCTGATCTTTGTCTCTGATAACGTGCTTCAATTTCACTCTGATACGATCAAGATTCCGGGTGGAGCTGTTCTGGATACTTCCTTGCGTTTGCGTGTTGCCTCTGATGATGCCGGGCTTGCTGTTCCCACACCTTGCGGTACTGTAACCAAGGGTCAGTATGAAGATTATGCCGTAACGATCCAGCAAAATCCTAATCCACCTGTTGCAGATTTTATTGCGGATAAAACAACGATCTGCTTTTCTACTGTAAACTTTACTGACCTGACAGTAAACCTTGTAAATGCCTGGTATTGGGATTTTGGGGATAGTGTCGGAACCGATACAGTACAAAACCCGTCATACACCTATTCTACGGCTGGTATTTTTTCGGTAACCCTTATAGTAACGAATGCTTATGGCAGTGATACGATTATCAAGACCAATTATATTAATGTTAGCCCTGGTCCCAAAGCTCCATCCTGTACTCCGGCAACTACGGGTAATTGCTGTCTAGTAGGCATTTATAATGTTACCTTTAATACTATCAATAATACTACCGGAGATGGTTCGGAAGGATATCAGGATTATAGCTGTACATTTGGTACCACCGTAACTGAGGGGCAGAATTATTCTATCTCAGTACAAACAAATCCGGATATGCCCGAACATGTAAGGGTGTGGATAGATTTTAATAATGATTCTGTATTCAATCCCATTACTGAATTGGTATTTGCAGATACAGTTTTACAATTCCATACAGGGTCAATTTTTATTCCAGGTACAGCCATCAAAGATTCATCATTGAGGAT
- a CDS encoding T9SS type A sorting domain-containing protein, whose amino-acid sequence MNLSSVQKGLYFLKINNGQSYIVKKIVYR is encoded by the coding sequence ATAAATTTATCTTCTGTACAAAAAGGATTGTACTTTCTTAAAATTAATAATGGTCAAAGTTATATAGTAAAGAAAATTGTTTACCGATAA
- a CDS encoding tetratricopeptide repeat protein, producing the protein MTVYFQRKIFPTLSGGHLLGALCFILLIWLSYNSFSQSQTENFDIAGADSPLANAYLSLADSLSKAVQYDSAIYYYQKSAIIYKDEKKWEKYINCQNQIGWNLAIYLGEIQKAIELLNSTLKTGISKLGKDNLFVAKTCNNLGVAFYVSGSYDKALEYYKRSLAICLKKSKSSIIGEESNILKEVATIYNRMGLVYWKKSDYEMALEYYYLSLSIRIKNFGQVHLDVAVSYNNIGNVYIDIGDYDQALRFQRLSLSIRLKTYNQYHPEVAASYNNLGLIYAIKGDYYRALDYYQQALRIRLKTFGSQHPETAQSYNNIGIIYDEEGDYFTALEYHQQALRIRLKTLGSQHPETAQSYNNIGVVYDDIGDQEKATKYLQYSLSIKRKTLAADHPHIATTYNNLGLVYDAKQDYERSLDFFQQSLSIRLKALGEDHYRVAESYTNIGNVYVEKKAYSKALDYHNKALTIDVNVFGNYHPLVGIDYNSLAKLFLKQSQFRKTLNYYQSAMQSFVKGFEDNSIYVNPALPGIYQLKKGESMINSKLHLLEALEGKAEAFYGKWKKRDR; encoded by the coding sequence ATGACTGTCTATTTTCAGAGGAAAATTTTTCCCACCCTTTCGGGTGGTCACCTGTTAGGGGCGCTATGTTTTATCTTACTAATCTGGCTGTCTTACAATAGTTTTAGTCAGAGTCAGACTGAAAATTTCGATATAGCCGGGGCAGACTCTCCCTTAGCTAATGCTTACCTAAGCCTTGCCGATTCCCTATCCAAAGCCGTACAATATGACAGCGCTATTTATTACTATCAAAAATCGGCCATAATCTACAAAGATGAAAAAAAATGGGAGAAATACATTAACTGCCAAAACCAAATCGGCTGGAATTTAGCAATATACCTGGGTGAAATACAAAAAGCGATTGAACTTTTAAACAGCACGCTTAAAACAGGTATAAGCAAATTAGGAAAAGACAATTTATTTGTTGCAAAAACATGCAATAATCTTGGAGTCGCTTTTTATGTATCAGGCAGCTATGATAAAGCATTGGAATACTATAAACGCTCATTAGCTATATGTTTAAAAAAATCTAAATCAAGCATCATTGGTGAAGAGTCCAACATTCTCAAAGAAGTGGCTACAATCTATAATAGAATGGGACTTGTTTATTGGAAAAAAAGCGATTATGAAATGGCATTGGAATATTATTACCTCTCCTTGTCTATAAGAATAAAAAATTTCGGGCAAGTTCATTTGGATGTAGCTGTAAGCTATAACAATATTGGCAATGTTTATATTGATATTGGAGATTACGATCAAGCATTACGATTTCAAAGGCTATCTTTATCAATCAGATTAAAAACCTATAACCAATATCATCCTGAAGTGGCAGCAAGCTATAATAACCTCGGACTTATTTATGCGATAAAAGGCGATTATTACAGGGCATTGGATTATTATCAGCAAGCTTTGCGGATAAGATTGAAAACCTTTGGTTCTCAACACCCTGAAACGGCTCAAAGCTATAATAACATAGGAATCATTTATGATGAAGAGGGTGATTACTTCACAGCTTTGGAATATCATCAGCAAGCTTTGCGGATAAGATTGAAAACCCTTGGTTCTCAACACCCTGAAACGGCTCAAAGCTATAATAACATAGGAGTTGTTTATGATGATATTGGCGACCAGGAAAAAGCAACCAAATATCTTCAGTATTCCTTGTCAATAAAAAGGAAGACTCTTGCGGCTGATCATCCTCATATTGCTACCACCTATAATAACTTAGGTCTTGTTTATGACGCCAAACAAGATTATGAAAGATCACTGGATTTTTTTCAGCAATCCTTATCTATAAGGTTGAAAGCACTTGGGGAAGATCATTACAGGGTAGCCGAAAGTTATACTAATATTGGAAATGTTTATGTTGAGAAAAAGGCTTATTCCAAAGCATTAGATTACCATAACAAAGCCTTAACAATTGATGTCAATGTTTTTGGTAATTACCATCCTTTAGTTGGTATAGATTATAATAGCCTTGCAAAACTTTTTTTAAAACAAAGTCAATTTAGAAAGACTCTAAATTATTATCAAAGCGCAATGCAATCATTTGTAAAGGGGTTTGAGGATAACAGCATTTATGTCAATCCGGCTTTACCCGGTATCTATCAATTGAAAAAAGGTGAGTCAATGATCAATTCTAAATTGCATTTATTAGAGGCTTTGGAAGGAAAGGCAGAGGCTTTTTATGGAAAATGGAAGAAAAGGGATAGATAA
- a CDS encoding HigA family addiction module antidote protein: MNKSKPIKLTKEIVPGQAFHPGIFLNDEIKYRNINQKELAKTMGITPITLSEIIHGKKNITPAIALKLEKALDIDAQSWMRLQLGFELDSIRIKHRNEIANTSLSKKQKESLTQKVLQQV; this comes from the coding sequence ATGAATAAATCAAAACCAATAAAACTTACAAAAGAAATAGTGCCAGGACAGGCATTTCATCCGGGCATATTTTTGAATGATGAAATAAAATATAGGAATATTAACCAAAAAGAGTTAGCCAAAACAATGGGCATTACCCCTATAACATTAAGTGAAATAATACACGGTAAAAAAAATATAACCCCGGCAATTGCCTTAAAATTAGAAAAAGCATTAGACATAGATGCTCAAAGTTGGATGCGTTTGCAGTTAGGTTTTGAATTAGACAGCATAAGAATAAAACACCGCAATGAAATAGCAAATACCAGCCTTTCAAAAAAACAAAAAGAAAGTTTAACTCAAAAAGTGCTGCAGCAGGTTTGA
- a CDS encoding 2-oxo acid dehydrogenase subunit E2, which yields MALVEMTMPKMGESIMEGTILKWLKKQGDTIEQDESVLEVATDKVDTDIPAPEAGILKEILAKEGDVVQVGKPIAVISTNSDKIEAGAETKVVEQQTKNEEPVTRDVAPSPSFVPSPSSPVLDVSTDGHWKLEKPVAGRFYSPLVLNIVRHEKIPMEELEYVPGSGKDGRVTKKDIFSYVDNRTAVGSDHIGTGVKTTIASGTAAQEAVLEKAGQTTAAPSTIPQPPSAPPAFSVSGKDEIIEMDRMRKMIAVRMVESKRISPHVTSFVEADVSNIVMWRNKVKAEFEKKEGEKLTFTPIFIDALIKAIKDHPMVNVSVDDSKIIVHKNINIGLAVALPSGNLIVPVIKNADQYNLTGLAKKVNDLTRRARENKLIPDDLTDGTYTISNVGTFGNVMGTPIIMQPQTAILAVGAIQKKPAVIETPQGDAIGIRNMMFLSHAYDHRVIDGALGGTFVRKVADYLERFDGSSYQ from the coding sequence ATGGCTTTAGTAGAAATGACCATGCCCAAAATGGGCGAAAGTATCATGGAGGGTACCATCCTGAAATGGTTGAAAAAGCAGGGTGATACTATTGAACAGGATGAATCTGTGCTAGAAGTAGCCACCGATAAAGTTGATACGGATATCCCTGCTCCGGAGGCTGGCATATTAAAGGAAATACTAGCTAAGGAAGGGGATGTTGTACAAGTTGGAAAACCGATTGCTGTCATTAGTACTAACTCTGATAAAATTGAAGCTGGCGCTGAAACGAAAGTTGTTGAACAACAAACAAAGAATGAGGAACCAGTGACGAGAGACGTTGCCCCTTCCCCCTCCTTCGTCCCCAGTCCCTCATCCCCAGTCCTTGATGTTTCAACAGATGGACACTGGAAATTAGAAAAACCTGTTGCCGGCAGATTCTATTCACCTCTGGTATTGAATATTGTACGCCATGAAAAAATACCTATGGAAGAGTTGGAGTATGTGCCGGGGTCTGGTAAAGATGGAAGAGTTACCAAAAAAGATATCTTTAGCTATGTAGATAACAGAACTGCGGTTGGTTCAGATCATATCGGGACAGGTGTAAAAACCACAATTGCTTCTGGAACTGCTGCACAGGAAGCGGTTTTAGAAAAGGCCGGGCAAACGACCGCAGCGCCTTCCACCATACCACAACCACCTTCTGCTCCACCCGCTTTTTCGGTAAGTGGAAAGGATGAGATCATAGAAATGGACAGAATGCGAAAGATGATTGCTGTGAGGATGGTTGAGTCAAAGCGTATCTCACCCCATGTTACCTCTTTTGTGGAGGCCGATGTATCTAATATCGTCATGTGGAGGAATAAGGTGAAAGCTGAATTTGAGAAAAAGGAAGGTGAAAAGCTCACTTTTACACCTATCTTTATAGATGCACTCATAAAAGCCATCAAAGACCACCCGATGGTGAATGTATCTGTTGACGACAGCAAGATCATTGTTCATAAAAATATTAATATAGGATTGGCAGTGGCCTTGCCCAGCGGTAACCTGATCGTTCCTGTGATCAAAAATGCTGATCAGTATAATCTAACCGGCCTGGCAAAAAAAGTCAATGACCTCACCAGAAGAGCAAGGGAGAACAAGCTGATCCCTGATGACCTCACTGATGGAACCTATACAATTTCAAATGTTGGCACATTCGGAAATGTAATGGGCACACCCATCATTATGCAGCCGCAAACAGCTATTCTCGCTGTCGGAGCCATCCAAAAAAAACCTGCTGTAATCGAAACCCCGCAAGGGGATGCTATTGGCATCAGGAATATGATGTTCTTATCCCACGCTTATGACCACAGGGTAATAGACGGGGCTTTAGGGGGGACTTTTGTGAGAAAGGTGGCGGATTATCTTGAGCGGTTTGATGGGAGCTCGTATCAGTAA
- a CDS encoding competence/damage-inducible protein A — protein sequence MPMPSSEIITIGDEILYGQTLDTNSKWMAFELDKIGVKVLQITSIADEEEAILNTIKVAEQRVGIILITGGLGPTKDDITKKTIAKYFDSKLKINKKALADVTTFFKQRGKELTELNRQQAAIPGSCKPITNNIGTAPGMWFEKGEKIFVSMPGVPYEMKEMMSQYVLPILKNKFNHSAIYHKIVHTVGIGESFLSEKISEWQDQLPANIGLAWLPTLGTVRLRLTAIGQDEALLKEQTEAEIGKVKHIISKYIFGYDDDTLEKVVGALLRDQNKTIAVAESCTGGYLAHQFTSVAGSSDYFIGSIVAYHNDIKIKELDVKPVSIDMHGVVSEQVVIEMAEGIKKKFQTRIGLSSSGIAGPTGGTHDKPVGTVWIACADERGTVTKKLMLGNDTQAGLPARLSGGQARYKPSQWQAGWTNSSGREKNIKLAAIAALNLVRQRLIENG from the coding sequence ATGCCAATGCCTTCATCTGAGATCATAACAATAGGAGATGAGATTTTATACGGACAAACTCTCGATACCAATTCTAAGTGGATGGCTTTTGAATTGGATAAAATAGGTGTTAAGGTCTTGCAAATAACATCTATCGCAGACGAAGAAGAAGCCATTTTAAACACAATAAAAGTTGCAGAACAACGTGTCGGGATTATACTTATCACCGGGGGATTAGGCCCAACCAAAGACGACATTACCAAGAAAACCATTGCTAAATATTTTGATTCAAAATTAAAGATCAACAAAAAAGCATTGGCAGATGTAACAACGTTTTTTAAGCAGCGAGGTAAAGAATTAACAGAATTAAACCGTCAGCAAGCAGCTATACCGGGAAGCTGCAAACCAATCACTAATAATATAGGTACAGCCCCGGGTATGTGGTTTGAAAAAGGAGAGAAAATTTTTGTCAGTATGCCGGGAGTGCCCTACGAGATGAAAGAAATGATGAGCCAATATGTCCTCCCTATACTGAAAAATAAATTTAACCATTCGGCTATTTATCATAAAATAGTTCATACTGTTGGGATCGGTGAATCATTTCTTTCAGAGAAAATTTCAGAATGGCAGGATCAATTACCAGCTAACATCGGGCTTGCCTGGTTACCCACACTTGGTACAGTCCGTTTAAGGTTAACAGCTATCGGACAAGATGAAGCATTATTAAAAGAGCAAACCGAAGCTGAAATTGGAAAGGTGAAACATATTATTTCAAAATACATTTTTGGATATGATGACGATACGCTTGAAAAAGTTGTCGGGGCTCTGCTACGGGATCAAAACAAAACCATAGCGGTAGCAGAAAGCTGTACGGGCGGGTACCTCGCACATCAATTTACGTCTGTAGCCGGAAGCTCAGATTATTTTATAGGTAGTATTGTCGCTTATCATAACGATATCAAAATAAAGGAACTTGATGTAAAACCGGTCTCTATTGATATGCATGGGGTAGTGAGTGAGCAGGTTGTTATTGAAATGGCTGAAGGTATAAAAAAGAAATTCCAAACAAGAATCGGGCTCTCATCCAGCGGCATTGCAGGACCTACAGGTGGTACGCATGATAAGCCGGTAGGCACGGTATGGATCGCCTGTGCTGACGAACGAGGTACCGTTACTAAAAAATTAATGCTGGGCAATGATACCCAAGCAGGCCTGCCTGCCCGCCTGTCTGGCGGACAGGCCAGGTATAAGCCATCGCAGTGGCAGGCAGGCTGGACTAACAGTTCGGGTAGAGAGAAAAATATAAAATTAGCTGCTATTGCAGCGCTTAATCTGGTAAGGCAAAGACTTATAGAGAATGGATAA
- a CDS encoding alpha/beta hydrolase has product MVHGSIENGKIFYSASQKGLAPYLAREGYDVFVADLRGRGMSKPAINKSSTFGLTETLSEEFPAFINKIKEIKGNVPQHWVAHSWAGVLFLAYIARNQDACLPNLPRFYRGKRQVGGRQEVKVSSMVFFGAKRRISVWSWKKFYMINIMWIFVSRMIIKLMGYLPAKEMKMGADNETGKSHHETTVWLKTKRWLDWNDGFDYAEALKKVVLPPVLYLTGAGDNILGNPVDVKLLMDETGVQDSQFYIVGKANNNLHDYGHIDILTHPDAVNDHYPFVLDWMKKAGK; this is encoded by the coding sequence ATGGTACATGGTTCGATAGAAAACGGTAAAATATTCTATTCTGCATCCCAAAAGGGCTTGGCCCCATACCTTGCCCGTGAAGGATACGATGTGTTCGTAGCTGATTTACGCGGCAGGGGAATGAGCAAGCCGGCTATTAATAAAAGCTCAACGTTTGGATTAACAGAAACATTGAGTGAAGAATTTCCTGCATTTATAAACAAGATCAAAGAAATAAAAGGTAATGTACCACAACACTGGGTGGCACATTCATGGGCTGGCGTTTTATTTCTTGCATATATTGCCCGGAACCAAGATGCCTGCCTGCCAAACCTGCCCCGATTTTATCGGGGCAAGAGGCAAGTGGGAGGTAGGCAGGAAGTAAAGGTATCTTCCATGGTATTTTTTGGAGCAAAAAGAAGGATAAGCGTATGGAGCTGGAAAAAGTTCTATATGATCAATATCATGTGGATCTTCGTTTCACGAATGATCATAAAATTAATGGGCTACCTGCCTGCAAAAGAAATGAAAATGGGAGCTGATAATGAAACCGGAAAATCACATCACGAAACAACGGTTTGGTTAAAAACTAAAAGGTGGCTTGACTGGAATGATGGCTTTGATTATGCCGAAGCGCTCAAAAAAGTAGTGCTTCCCCCCGTGCTTTATCTGACAGGTGCCGGTGACAATATTCTCGGCAATCCTGTGGATGTAAAATTATTGATGGATGAAACGGGAGTTCAGGATAGCCAATTTTATATTGTTGGTAAAGCCAATAACAACCTGCACGATTATGGACATATTGATATTCTCACTCACCCCGATGCGGTGAACGATCATTACCCGTTTGTGCTTGACTGGATGAAAAAGGCTGGTAAGTAG
- a CDS encoding thioredoxin family protein, which translates to MKTILLSFIVISMLGLPNTGNVLMEELPIGSKAPKTDYKMQNVFGKVATLNKIKGENGLLVIFSCNTCPYVEKSNDRYTILAKLCKEKGVGMVAVNSNEAYRSDKGESLREMKHYAISNKYSFNYVLDKNNELADAYGATRTPHVFLFDKDLILVYKGAIDSDAKYRIQNVKTHFLQNAINNMISGEKIEPNATKAIGCSIKRI; encoded by the coding sequence ATGAAAACTATATTGTTATCTTTTATCGTAATTAGCATGTTGGGTTTGCCAAATACCGGGAATGTATTAATGGAAGAACTCCCAATAGGTTCAAAAGCGCCCAAAACGGATTATAAAATGCAGAATGTTTTCGGGAAGGTGGCTACCTTAAATAAGATTAAAGGTGAAAACGGCTTATTGGTTATTTTTTCCTGTAATACCTGCCCTTATGTAGAAAAAAGTAATGACAGGTATACTATACTTGCCAAGTTATGTAAAGAAAAAGGGGTTGGGATGGTGGCTGTAAATTCCAATGAAGCCTACAGAAGTGATAAGGGAGAATCTTTACGTGAGATGAAACATTATGCTATAAGCAACAAATATTCATTTAACTATGTATTGGATAAAAACAATGAATTAGCTGATGCTTACGGAGCTACCCGCACACCCCATGTTTTCTTGTTTGACAAAGATCTCATATTGGTTTATAAGGGAGCTATTGATAGCGATGCAAAGTATAGAATTCAGAATGTAAAGACTCATTTTTTGCAAAATGCTATCAATAATATGATCTCAGGGGAAAAAATTGAGCCGAATGCTACCAAAGCGATTGGGTGTTCTATAAAAAGGATTTAA
- a CDS encoding DinB family protein: MIREIFTKQFNYNYEVLKINTEKLNDEDGLIQPQKGGNCLNWVIGHIIATRGTILKSLNEQSVWDKKTTALYERGSAPITGTRNSKALSLKKLLDDFELSQKRLIAGLNRLNKDDKELVEKIAMFSFHESYHVGQTGLLRRIIGKEGAIK, translated from the coding sequence ATGATAAGAGAGATATTTACCAAACAGTTCAACTATAATTATGAAGTCCTGAAAATCAATACGGAAAAACTCAATGATGAAGATGGACTGATACAGCCGCAAAAAGGAGGAAATTGCCTTAATTGGGTCATTGGCCACATCATCGCTACAAGGGGAACGATACTTAAATCATTAAATGAACAATCTGTGTGGGATAAAAAAACAACTGCTTTGTATGAGCGAGGTTCAGCCCCTATCACAGGTACCCGGAATTCTAAAGCGCTTTCTTTAAAAAAATTACTCGATGATTTTGAGCTATCCCAAAAACGTCTGATTGCCGGTTTGAATAGACTCAATAAGGATGATAAAGAACTGGTAGAAAAGATTGCCATGTTCTCATTTCACGAATCATATCATGTGGGGCAGACCGGGCTTTTAAGAAGGATCATAGGGAAGGAAGGAGCGATAAAATGA
- a CDS encoding tetratricopeptide repeat protein: MIYEFMRCQSIRLIIIQATFIVPILLFSTPASSHHADTAIVPLDKRNLTEQANQYFHIADSLSIAALYHTSTYYFHQAAILYKKMEMWDKYVTSYSHMGWNNIMQAKYSEALAQLDTALYTALLKLNSTHTALAACYNNFGTFYWSRGEYDMALGYYRQNLNISLDNLGSEHTSVAATYINIGNVYYDKGDFDEAMLYYKKSLSIFVKTHGPNHPRVATRYNNMGNVYAEKGDYGEAMMYFKKALSISLKTLGHDHPQAAMIYNNMGIVYGEIGDYDEAMIYFKKALSIRLDFLGHDHPRVASSYNNMGLVYHEKSNYDEAMIYFKRSLSIRLKTLGPDHPDVAISYTNIGSLYHALKAYDQAIEYQDKALAIYKNSFGDYHPDIGLVYSSIASIFVAREAYDTALVFYQKAIGALVALSPALRKQGIGTYYKTIYENPVIPTIYDVKEGRNTVNSNLVLLGALEGKAEAFYGKWKKG, from the coding sequence ATGATCTATGAATTTATGCGCTGTCAGTCAATCAGGCTAATCATAATTCAGGCAACTTTTATTGTACCAATATTACTATTCTCCACTCCTGCTTCCAGCCATCATGCTGACACTGCCATTGTCCCATTAGATAAAAGAAATCTAACGGAGCAGGCAAACCAATACTTCCATATAGCCGACTCCCTTAGCATAGCTGCTCTATACCACACTTCTACCTACTACTTTCACCAAGCCGCCATCCTGTACAAAAAGATGGAAATGTGGGATAAGTATGTGACATCTTATAGCCATATGGGCTGGAACAATATTATGCAGGCCAAATACTCTGAAGCGCTTGCACAATTAGACACAGCCCTGTATACAGCATTGCTCAAATTAAATTCCACACACACCGCTCTTGCAGCCTGTTATAATAACTTTGGGACATTTTATTGGAGTAGGGGTGAATATGACATGGCACTGGGATATTACCGGCAAAACCTGAACATCAGCCTGGATAACCTTGGTAGTGAACATACTTCTGTAGCAGCTACTTATATTAATATAGGAAATGTTTATTATGATAAAGGTGACTTTGATGAAGCAATGCTATATTATAAAAAGTCTTTATCAATTTTTGTAAAAACCCATGGTCCTAACCATCCTCGTGTAGCTACGAGGTATAATAACATGGGAAATGTTTACGCTGAAAAAGGTGACTATGGTGAGGCTATGATGTATTTTAAAAAGGCTTTATCAATCAGCCTGAAAACCCTTGGGCATGACCATCCCCAGGCAGCTATGATCTATAATAACATGGGAATTGTTTACGGTGAAATAGGCGACTATGATGAGGCAATGATATATTTTAAAAAGGCCTTATCAATCAGGCTGGACTTCCTTGGGCATGACCATCCCCGGGTAGCTTCAAGCTATAATAACATGGGACTTGTTTATCATGAAAAAAGTAACTATGATGAGGCAATGATATATTTTAAAAGGTCTTTATCAATCAGGCTGAAAACCCTCGGTCCTGACCACCCTGATGTGGCTATCAGCTATACAAATATTGGATCTCTTTATCATGCTTTGAAAGCGTATGATCAAGCCATAGAATACCAGGATAAAGCCCTGGCAATATACAAGAATAGCTTTGGAGACTATCATCCTGATATAGGGTTAGTTTATAGCAGTATAGCCTCCATCTTTGTTGCACGTGAAGCATATGATACTGCACTGGTTTTTTACCAGAAGGCAATCGGAGCTTTGGTGGCGCTATCACCAGCGTTGAGGAAGCAGGGTATTGGCACGTACTACAAAACAATCTATGAAAATCCGGTAATACCCACTATTTATGATGTAAAGGAAGGAAGAAACACCGTTAATTCTAACCTGGTATTACTGGGTGCATTGGAGGGAAAGGCGGAAGCGTTTTATGGAAAATGGAAAAAAGGGTAG